The genomic DNA CCGTGACCACCGGCTCACCGGTAGCACTGGCCTCACCGCTCTCACCGATCTCCTCGGCGATGCGCATCGCCTCTTCGATCAGCGTCTCCACGATGAGGTGTTCCGGGACGGTCTTGATGACCTCACCCTTGACGAAGATCTGGCCCTTGCCGTTGCCGGAAGCCACGCCGAGATCGGCTTCCCTGGCCTCGCCGGGACCGTTCACCACACAGCCCATCACCGCCACCCGCAACGGCACCTCCATGCCCTCGAGTCCGGCGCTGACCGCGTTGGCGAGGGTGTACACATCGACCTGGGCACGGCCACAGGACGGACAGGACACGATCTCGAGCTTGCGGGGCCGCAGGTTCAGCGACTGCAGGATCTGCCCACCGACCTTGACCTCTTCGGCGGGCGGCGCGGACAGCGAGACGCGGATGGTGTCGCCGATGCCCTCGCTCAACAGCGCACCGAAGGCCACCGCGGACTTGATGGTGCCCTGGAAGGCGGGGCCCGCCTCGGTGACGCCCAGGTGCAGCGGGTAGTCGCACTGCGCGGCGAGCTGCCGGTAGGCCTCCACCATGATCACCGGGTCGTTGTGCTTGACCGAGATCTTGATGTCGCCGAAGCCGTGTTCCTCGAACAGGCTCGCCTCCCACAGCGCCGACTCGACCAGCGCCTCCGGGGTGGCCTTGCCGTACTTCTCCAGCATCCGCTTGTCCAGCGAACCGGCGTTCACGCCGATGCGGATCGGGATGCCCGCCGCGCCTGCCGCCTTGGCGACCTCCTTGACGCGGCCGTCGAACTCCTTGATGTTGCCGGGATTGACGCGCACGGCCGCGCAGCCCGCGTCGATGGCGGCGAAGATGTAGCGAGGCTGGAAGTGGATGTCGGCGATGACCGGGATCTGGCTCTTCTTCGCGATCGTCGCCAGCGCGTCGGCGTCCTCCTGGCGCGGACACGCCACGCGCACGATGTCGCAGCCCGAGGCGGTGAGCTCGGCGATCTGCTGCAAGGTGGCGTTGACGTCGTGGGTCTTGGTGGTGGTCATGGACTGCACGGAGATCGGGGAATCGCTGCCCACACCGACATTTCCCACCGTCAACTGGCGGGTCTTGCGGCGCGGAGCGAGCACGGCGGCCGGAGCCGCAGGCATCCCCAATCCGATGGTGCTGGTCACTGTCGCCTGCCTACTTTCGCTGCGTTCGTGCTGGCCGTATCGTCTCCGAGCTTAGTCACCGACGCGGCGCGCCGTTGAGCACGTGAGGTCGATGACACACCGCACGGTACCCGGGCCGGGTGAACCGGGCCGAACAGGAGTGTCGGATGTGGCCGATGGGGCCGTGGAGATGGATCCGTGCGGTCCAACTCAGGGGAACAGGCGGATGGGGTTGATGATGTCGGCCGCCAGGGTCAGCACCATGTACGAGCCGCCGATCATCACCGCCACGTAGGTCAGCGGCAGCAGTTTCAGGAAGTCGACCGGACCGCCCGGGCTCAGCCCGCGCCAGCCGCGCACGGTGTTGCGCACCTTCTCGTACAGCACGACGGCGATGTGACCGCCGTCCAGCGGCAGCAGCGGGAGGATGTTGAAAGCGCCGAGGAAGAAGTTCAAGCTCGCCAGCATCAGCACGAAGACCTCCCACAGGCCCGCCTCCGCGCTCTCACCGCCGATCCGGCTGGCCCCGTAGATGCTGACCGGAGTCTCGGGATCGCGCTCCCCGCCGGTCACCGCTTCCCAGAGCGCGGCCACCTTCGCGGGCATCTCGGCCAGGGCCTCGAAGGTGCGCACGAACAGCTCACCGGTGAACGACACGGCGGCGGGGACAGCGGCGACCGGACCGTACTCGGTGACCGCGGGCGGCGCGTCGAGGATGATGCCGATCGCGCTCACCTGCATGGTCGACCCGTCGGCGGCATAACGCAACACCTGCTGCGGTTCGACCGTCACCTGCACGGACTCACCGGCACGGTCGACGGTGTAGGTGATCGGGCCGGTCTTCTCGCGGGTCTTCTCGGTGAACTCCGCCCAGGTGGCGACCGCGGCGCCGTCGACCTCGGTTACCCGATCGCCCGGCAACAGCCCGGCCCGTTCGGCGGGACCGGCACCCGTGCAGGTCTGCAGCGAGCCGTCGGGATTGGCATCGGCCACACACGCCAGGCTGCCGACGACGGGTGCGGGCTCGTCCAGGTTGGGCAGGCCCCAGCCGATGGCGAGCACCACGATCAGCGCGAAGCCGAGGACGAAATTCATCACGATGCCGCCGACCATC from Nocardia higoensis includes the following:
- a CDS encoding M50 family metallopeptidase — encoded protein: MVFAVGFALFAVGILISVALHECGHMWAAQATGMKVRRYFIGFGPTLWSFRRGETEYGLKAVPLGGFCDIVGMTALDEIAPEEVERAMYRQATWKRLVVMVGGIVMNFVLGFALIVVLAIGWGLPNLDEPAPVVGSLACVADANPDGSLQTCTGAGPAERAGLLPGDRVTEVDGAAVATWAEFTEKTREKTGPITYTVDRAGESVQVTVEPQQVLRYAADGSTMQVSAIGIILDAPPAVTEYGPVAAVPAAVSFTGELFVRTFEALAEMPAKVAALWEAVTGGERDPETPVSIYGASRIGGESAEAGLWEVFVLMLASLNFFLGAFNILPLLPLDGGHIAVVLYEKVRNTVRGWRGLSPGGPVDFLKLLPLTYVAVMIGGSYMVLTLAADIINPIRLFP
- the ispG gene encoding flavodoxin-dependent (E)-4-hydroxy-3-methylbut-2-enyl-diphosphate synthase; translated protein: MPAAPAAVLAPRRKTRQLTVGNVGVGSDSPISVQSMTTTKTHDVNATLQQIAELTASGCDIVRVACPRQEDADALATIAKKSQIPVIADIHFQPRYIFAAIDAGCAAVRVNPGNIKEFDGRVKEVAKAAGAAGIPIRIGVNAGSLDKRMLEKYGKATPEALVESALWEASLFEEHGFGDIKISVKHNDPVIMVEAYRQLAAQCDYPLHLGVTEAGPAFQGTIKSAVAFGALLSEGIGDTIRVSLSAPPAEEVKVGGQILQSLNLRPRKLEIVSCPSCGRAQVDVYTLANAVSAGLEGMEVPLRVAVMGCVVNGPGEAREADLGVASGNGKGQIFVKGEVIKTVPEHLIVETLIEEAMRIAEEIGESGEASATGEPVVTVG